A region of uncultured Carboxylicivirga sp. DNA encodes the following proteins:
- a CDS encoding DUF5906 domain-containing protein, with protein MTLLTPFTPVVFPGEKLQLYPSFFHQRVCLELGVKKEQNKIRLCSNYDERTIWFDANIFSEDEDGNIRILVYGLNRETIQIHDKNADPTRVTIANNRTQNWYITRLKHPKRVEQKDGGVDIMKYRIPKGAGTFPFFPPHLIKKYEDKEKIKTLFLTEGYFKAFKGGMHGLDVVGLSSISHYRQKETQQMYKDVLELIRQCDVENVVMIYDGDCLNISTTALEKGNDLYKRPASFFNSARNLAELLKDYDVSVYWSMIKSFEIENHPKGLDDLLIELKGSEKEIIEDACSLSKPGRFFERKNITRSPNTIYKLFAIGKAETFYNTHADIIGSREFVFNGTKYKYNYEKNLVEIIQPKEAKNYFRVGDVYYEYVEIPNQNEQLEKYFHKRSKETIREDHGKDFLKHIDKYKAFCNVPNNVSYQPVIHNCFNVFHPFAWSPEEGECPKTFAFIKHIFQEHYELGLDYVQLLFQHPTQILPILCLVSKENSTGKSTFAYWLKEIFAANMAIVGNAELNDSFNGAWATKQIIACDEAFIEKKSTVERIKMLSTARKITLRMMQKDGEEIDFFGKFILISNNEENFIYATEEDIRYWVRKVPRIPQEKLDPRLMEDLVDEIPAFLNFLNTRTISTENKSRMWFEPKQIETEALMRVRKHSRPQVEKMIRSRLKTMFLEFGDKVIMMSVNDIVKELCNNRYDANYVEIVLRENMGVDNYQNKDGKKVPKRYTYPKIETIYPQAGKPEKVRVDVKCVARPFVFRRDDFVELTDDISFEVEDDDDPNKVPLEAQPKQGVLTN; from the coding sequence ATGACTCTACTTACACCATTTACACCTGTTGTTTTTCCTGGCGAAAAACTTCAATTATATCCATCGTTTTTTCATCAAAGAGTATGTCTTGAATTGGGCGTCAAAAAGGAGCAAAATAAAATTAGGTTATGCTCTAATTATGATGAACGAACCATTTGGTTCGATGCCAATATATTCAGTGAAGATGAAGATGGCAATATTCGAATATTGGTTTATGGTCTCAACAGGGAAACCATCCAGATTCATGATAAGAATGCCGATCCAACCAGGGTAACCATTGCTAACAATCGAACTCAAAACTGGTACATCACAAGGTTAAAGCATCCAAAAAGAGTTGAGCAAAAAGATGGGGGAGTAGATATCATGAAATACCGGATACCAAAGGGTGCCGGAACGTTTCCGTTTTTTCCACCACACCTCATTAAAAAATACGAGGATAAGGAAAAGATTAAAACACTGTTTTTAACCGAAGGTTATTTTAAAGCTTTTAAAGGTGGAATGCATGGTTTGGATGTGGTTGGACTTTCATCCATCAGTCATTACAGGCAAAAGGAAACACAGCAAATGTACAAAGATGTACTGGAGCTCATTCGTCAGTGTGATGTCGAAAATGTTGTGATGATTTACGATGGCGATTGTTTGAATATATCCACCACGGCTTTAGAAAAAGGAAATGATTTATATAAACGTCCGGCTTCCTTCTTTAATTCGGCCCGTAACCTTGCTGAGTTATTAAAAGATTATGATGTAAGTGTTTACTGGAGCATGATTAAAAGCTTCGAAATAGAGAATCATCCCAAAGGATTAGACGATTTACTAATTGAATTAAAGGGCAGTGAAAAAGAGATTATCGAAGATGCTTGCTCTCTTTCAAAGCCGGGACGTTTTTTCGAACGAAAAAACATAACCCGATCGCCCAATACCATTTACAAGTTATTTGCCATTGGTAAGGCCGAAACATTTTACAATACACATGCCGATATCATTGGATCGCGTGAGTTTGTTTTTAATGGTACCAAGTATAAATACAATTACGAAAAAAATCTGGTTGAGATTATCCAACCCAAAGAAGCCAAAAACTATTTTAGGGTGGGTGATGTGTATTACGAGTATGTTGAAATACCTAACCAGAACGAACAGTTAGAAAAGTATTTCCATAAGCGAAGTAAAGAAACCATCAGAGAAGATCATGGAAAGGATTTTCTTAAGCACATTGACAAATACAAGGCCTTTTGTAATGTGCCGAATAACGTTAGTTATCAGCCTGTAATTCATAATTGTTTTAATGTGTTCCATCCGTTTGCCTGGTCGCCCGAAGAGGGAGAATGCCCCAAAACGTTTGCTTTTATAAAGCACATTTTTCAGGAGCATTACGAACTAGGACTTGACTACGTGCAGTTATTGTTTCAGCATCCGACTCAAATACTGCCTATTCTGTGTTTGGTAAGTAAAGAAAACAGTACCGGTAAATCAACCTTTGCATATTGGCTTAAAGAGATATTTGCCGCTAACATGGCCATTGTGGGTAATGCCGAATTAAACGATAGTTTTAACGGTGCCTGGGCCACAAAACAGATCATAGCATGCGACGAGGCTTTTATCGAAAAGAAGAGTACGGTTGAGCGAATCAAGATGTTAAGTACTGCACGAAAAATCACACTTCGTATGATGCAAAAGGACGGGGAGGAGATTGACTTCTTTGGCAAATTCATTCTAATAAGTAACAACGAAGAGAATTTTATATATGCCACCGAAGAAGATATTCGTTATTGGGTGCGAAAGGTGCCACGCATACCCCAGGAAAAGTTGGATCCTCGTTTGATGGAAGATTTGGTGGATGAGATTCCTGCTTTCTTAAACTTTTTGAATACCCGCACGATAAGCACCGAAAACAAAAGCCGTATGTGGTTCGAGCCAAAGCAGATCGAAACAGAAGCATTGATGCGTGTTCGTAAGCATAGCCGACCTCAGGTTGAGAAAATGATACGGAGCAGATTAAAAACCATGTTTCTCGAGTTTGGCGACAAGGTAATAATGATGAGTGTAAATGATATTGTGAAGGAGCTTTGTAATAACAGATACGATGCCAATTATGTAGAGATAGTACTTCGCGAAAACATGGGAGTTGATAACTACCAGAATAAAGATGGTAAAAAGGTACCCAAGCGTTATACCTATCCTAAGATTGAAACCATTTATCCCCAGGCCGGAAAACCCGAAAAAGTACGAGTGGATGTAAAGTGTGTGGCTCGCCCGTTTGTTTTTAGGCGCGATGATTTTGTTGAGCTTACTGACGATATCAGTTTTGAAGTGGAAGATGATGATGATCCAAACAAAGTACCTCTGGAAGCCCAACCTAAACAAGGAGTTTTAACCAACTAA
- a CDS encoding Cthe_2314 family HEPN domain-containing protein: protein MNSLEESKLYAKIMDLRYEIRFPDKSTKNRTESEVFYINKVNNCIGQIQIILGDLNTSVKLLNHPFTNEFIQKTGVNNFQYMRLLLSNYLIKINTILDLSIILVSDVYNLGISPKHTSISALRKNVNTKDSYDLELLVEFAKSISEFKAQRNSLVHQGDLKSESLDDILLAEAKHLGVELNITESEATEFIQKAFATYKNLVDQNLPFVQKFIVDLVNSVEQEFDRHINMYKLLNT, encoded by the coding sequence ATGAATAGCTTAGAAGAAAGTAAACTTTATGCTAAAATCATGGATTTACGATATGAGATACGTTTTCCAGATAAAAGCACCAAAAATAGAACAGAATCTGAGGTATTTTATATTAACAAAGTAAATAACTGTATTGGGCAAATACAAATTATTTTAGGTGATCTAAATACTTCAGTAAAGCTTCTTAACCATCCATTTACAAACGAGTTTATTCAAAAAACAGGTGTTAACAACTTTCAATATATGAGATTGCTACTAAGCAATTATTTAATTAAAATTAATACGATTCTAGATTTATCAATTATTCTAGTCAGTGATGTTTACAACTTAGGAATTTCACCGAAACATACCTCCATTAGTGCTTTAAGAAAGAACGTTAATACAAAAGATAGTTATGACTTAGAACTTCTCGTAGAATTTGCAAAGTCTATCTCTGAATTTAAAGCACAAAGAAATAGTTTAGTACACCAGGGAGATCTTAAGAGTGAAAGCTTAGATGATATTTTATTAGCAGAAGCCAAACATTTAGGAGTAGAACTTAATATTACTGAATCCGAAGCAACTGAATTTATACAAAAAGCTTTTGCTACTTATAAAAATTTAGTTGATCAGAACCTTCCGTTTGTTCAAAAATTTATTGTGGATTTAGTAAACTCTGTTGAACAGGAATTTGATAGACATATTAATATGTATAAATTATTGAACACCTAG
- a CDS encoding S49 family peptidase — translation MSKRKHPFAARLFTEPLFMSEEVRIQAIMQFTAMGGDDVEVVEFSQLACAASERIARTSQLNVTTQFSDNSIEANSLAFHFIEGTIWADYDPWGWYFSTKQFRDDLLAADANDRIIGHFVYVNSGGGEAWYLDVAAQAMKELTKPVYVYIEKRCASAAYYLSAYADKIIAATPNETIGSIGTMVSFWDMVPYYQTLGFKYHEHYSKLSDLKNKKFNDLLNGKPEQYIKEELDPLAEQFRSAVRDARPALAKLEIEHPAFRGETFSTLRAIEIGLIDDQMLLEEAVLELHRVALDRSDTSGAVSNALRLIS, via the coding sequence ATGTCTAAAAGAAAACATCCTTTTGCTGCAAGGCTTTTTACCGAACCACTTTTTATGAGCGAAGAAGTTCGCATTCAAGCCATCATGCAATTTACTGCAATGGGTGGCGATGATGTTGAAGTGGTTGAATTCAGTCAATTAGCCTGTGCAGCATCAGAAAGAATTGCCCGCACATCGCAACTTAATGTAACCACACAATTCAGCGACAATTCAATTGAAGCCAATTCCCTGGCATTTCATTTTATAGAAGGTACAATCTGGGCCGACTATGATCCATGGGGATGGTATTTTTCTACAAAACAGTTTCGCGACGACTTACTGGCTGCCGATGCCAACGATCGTATCATCGGGCATTTCGTATATGTCAATAGTGGAGGCGGTGAAGCCTGGTACCTGGATGTTGCTGCCCAGGCAATGAAGGAACTCACTAAGCCCGTGTATGTATATATCGAAAAACGGTGTGCCAGTGCTGCCTATTACCTGAGTGCTTATGCTGATAAGATTATAGCTGCCACACCCAACGAAACCATTGGATCCATTGGTACCATGGTTAGTTTTTGGGATATGGTACCCTATTACCAGACGTTAGGTTTTAAATACCACGAGCACTACAGTAAACTATCCGATTTAAAAAATAAAAAGTTTAACGATTTACTCAATGGCAAACCCGAACAGTACATCAAAGAAGAACTCGATCCACTTGCCGAGCAATTTAGGAGCGCAGTTCGTGATGCGAGGCCGGCCCTCGCGAAACTCGAAATTGAACACCCCGCCTTCAGGGGCGAAACGTTCTCAACACTTCGGGCCATCGAAATTGGCCTGATTGATGACCAAATGCTTTTGGAGGAGGCTGTTTTGGAGCTGCACAGGGTAGCTCTGGATCGTTCCGATACTTCAGGAGCTGTAAGTAATGCATTACGATTAATCTCATAA